The genomic stretch GGTAGATTTCTTCAAACTTTCTGCCAGGAGAAAGAGTTATGAGCAAATAATTGAGGGCTAGAAAACCAGATAACCAACAACATTTAATGAAAGGCAGCATGCAGATTTAAATTCTGACTTGTTAAGTAGCGGGGCACTGCTACCGAACGAGCTTGCTGCGCTTGGGTCAGCAGCTCTTGAACAAGCAGGGTTTGAAATTACTGAGCTACAGCCTGATGTTTTAGCACTAAGACATGTGGGACTTGGAGTTACTGAAATTCCAGAAGAACCCACTAAACTAATAACCAGTACAAGCCAGACTTTCTTTCTGCATGCCTTCTACATATTCCCTCAAACACTGTTCAGAAgcattctgctgctgcagctagAGATAACATACTCTCGCATTAGGGCAATCTGCAAAGATAGCCTAGAACCTCGCTTGCAGAGTTTCATACAAACTCCCAATTTTTCTCCTAGCATGAAACCCTCCCGAGTCAGTCTGGCTATAGGCAACAGAGATGCGATAGCCACAAGATTTCCATCTGTATGAGACCAGCAGGTGGAATTTTAAATTGAGTGATTTCACTTACGATGCAAGCAGCATAGCTGCAGTACCCAcaagctgaagttttcctctcaAAACAGACATCGAAGAAAGGAACCTATCGATGTAGTTTACAGCTAAGTGCAGGGTTTCATTCTGTAATTTGTATTCTTCTCCAACTTCCACCAGCCAGTCCACAAGAATAGCCCGCATGTTGTTTGTGATATCAGGTTGCTTCTTCATGTAACCCATTTTAGGCTTGCATTTCACCTGTAGGTTTAGATGACAGATAAGATTGAGTTTGGACTGAGTGCTGGTGGAGAAGCAGCTATTTAAACTCCATTACTTCTAATCTGTTTTAACTGCAGTTAAACAACAGTACGTCTAGGATCAGAAAATTATACTTCCATAATCTTGCTTTCCAGCTTGTGTCCAGTGCACGGCACAGTCAACTTTATCACAAGACGCTGGTCTTGTTTTCACAGCAGTGGACAACAGCATCTTATTATTTCTAACAAGGTGTACTTTAGTCACCGTAGTAGTAACAAATGTTTAGGTGCTTTTCTCAACCCCAAATTTCTCCCCCATAAGCTGTATGCAAATGAGAACAGAGACAGCAGCTCACCTCCATTTCCCTAAGGTACGTATGGATGTCGCTGATATAGTCTGGTACGTTATTAACGTTcggttttttctcttctgtttctgaggTTATTGAAATGTCCATAATACTTGGAGAATCTAAATAGAAGATAACAGCCATGTTAGAACAGGCACCATCAGACGGCTCCCTCGCAGCACAGGGAGGTACCCTACTCTGTGCTACGTCCATGGGATGGTGGCTCTCCAGGATGGCTGGGTCTCTTGCCTCCTGGGCAGACAGAGAGGGCAGATTCCCGCTAGCCTGGGAGTTGAGGAGGCCCTAGGGAAGCCTAAATGTTACTGCAACAAGGAAGCTTCCCAttcccctttctcttcttccccctaGGAATAAAGGGGTGGAAAACTCTTTTGCAATTAGGTAGTGCTCAGTGCATCCTGTGTTACCTTGGTACATAAATGTGAATGCTGTAAGCTTTGCTATTGTGGCTTACAACTGGGCTGGAGTACCAGGGCTTTTTGTAGACTGCAGAAGTGGGCCATGATGTAATGAACCCTCAGACATTCATGCACACGTTAGAGGAGACGGATCTGGCAGCTCCTGTTTCTTTCATACTGGGAGGAGCTCAAAACGCTTGCACCAGCACAGGGTATTACCCGGGAGAAATGTCCATCAACTCTCAGGATTTGCCCGAGTAAAATCCCCTCCTAACTCTGTAGCGGTAGCAAAGGGTGAGGCTTTAAGAGCCCCTCTTGTCCGTAACCTGGTTCCTCTCATGAGGTACGAACAGTTAAGGTTAAACGCATGAAACTGCCTACAAAGAGCAGGGGACGGAAGCACAGAGGCTTAAGTAATAGGTAGCTGGGTAAAAAGCTGTTGTGCCGTGATGGCAGGCTCAAGGGAACCAAATCGGTTCCAGCAACTGAAAAGGTCTCTTCTGAGTCGATCAtccacggtacatcccaaaCAGCTTCAGGACCCCCTAGGATCTCTGTGGGTGAGGAGCCCACGGGAGTGCACCAAGAGCCCGGGGCAGCACTGCCTGAGGCCCGGGGGCTGCCGGAGCACCGGTGAGGGGAACGTGTGCGTCCGTCTGTCTGTATCACCTACCGAAGCTCAGCTCGATGGCGTTGCCCAGGGGCGCCAGGGGCCGCCGCTCCCCGAGGGCGCAGACGGCCGCACGCAgccccagcgccgccgccgcctcatCCTCCTTCTGGCTCGCCGGGCCGccaccgccccgccgccgctgcggCTGCTCCCCGTCCGGCTCGTCCACATGGATGGTGAAGGCCTGCTGCCCGCCGACCGACCGCCCCACCGCCGCCGCGCCATGTCCCTCagcgccgctccgcgccgcctGCGGGGAGAGCGGCCGGTCAGCCCGGGTCCCGCCGCTGACAGCCGCCGCTGACAGCTCCCGCCGCCCCAAGAtggcgcccgccgccccccgtgTCCCCTCACCTACCTGCGGCGGGACGCCGGGCCGCTGCTGGGCGCCCCGCAGCAGCCCCAGAGCCACGCGGCTaccggcggcgggcggcggcgcctTGCCGCCCGGGGGGATGTTCTCCTGGTTCTCCTGCCCCGCCAACATCGTCGCGGCCGCGGAGCGGGGACGGCCGGGTGGaggcccggggccggcggcggcggcgggcgggcgggacGCGGGGCGGGCGGGACTGCTGCCGGCGGCCACCGAGTCTCGCGCCGCTCTCGGCGTTCAAGTAGCCCGCGACTATTGAATCGGCCAATAAGAGGGCGCGTCGCGTCACGCGGCCTacgggcggcggcgcgggccAAAAGGGTGGGAGGAGGGCGCGAGGGGCGGTGCCTGAGGCGAGGGGCGGGAAACAGCTCTGAGGGCACAGCCCCGCCCGCCTCCCACCCGCCCTTCTTCTCAACGCACaagttactcttttttttcaaacttcacTTGTGAAaaacaccccccccacacacacgcTGATTCgtctcttttaattttaaataaaagcgTGTGAGTTTCAAATTCACCGGgagtttcaaaataaagaacGCAGACACCAGGAGAAGCACAGAGGAAGTTTAATGCCGTCCACTCTACAGAAGAGTTAATGCACCGCTTTAAAAGTAGGGGTATTCCCCACAGAGAGCTTACCACCACCTTACAACTAAAAGCCAACCTCTACCCAGTGAGAGAATTCCAGGCAAGGGGTAGGCAGGACAGTCCAGCACGCTCACTACTGAATACTGCCCAGCAGTACAAGATGCCAGgtttaaaagacaaaatcaCTTATGTCAAATGTTGtttgaagagcaaaaaaaaaaaaaaaaaaaggactgggTAGTATTCCAAGAGCCACTGCTGAAAGACAAGCAGAATGAACTATACAAACCAGAGCTGGTATTCATAAAAGATGATCAAGCCCTGGTCGTTGACATCACAGTTAGATATCAGGTTAGAAGGTAAATCAACATTTTTGGCAGACGCGGCAACAGAAAATGTTAGGAAATAGCACCATCTAAAACATCAGGTGTGGGAACTGACCAAGGCCAATATCATTAAATTTATAGGATTTCTGCTAGGTGCACGTGGAAAATGGTATCAGGGCAATTACAAATGACTAAAAGAACTTGGACTCTCTGGTTCCCAGCAAGAAAAGTTAGCTCATCAATTACCAAATCAAGCTTTATTCTCTTCAGTGGACACTGTACACCTGTTCACTAGCAAAACAAGAACCGTTGTAAAATCTTAATGTTTTAAGTGTGTTATATGATGATTTGTAAATAAATTGACCCTTCCTTTCTATCTAAGACGAAAGCTGGACCCCATGGAGTTACTGAGGGCAACAAAAGCTTGTAATAACGAGGACAAGAGTAAGTAGGGACTAACTTGGGCTTGGTATCATGACATGTCACCATTTTTGCCAAAATTGACAGTTACCACCAGACTTTACCACGGTGGACAGGCCACTTATATTTAACCCAGAAGAGGAACACGTATATAATTGTATATGCTAGATAAATAGCCTTTGACACCATGAACCACTCCCACATCATTTCAGCTCCTAACAAAAAGGGCGCAATCACATTATTGCCCTGATTACAAACCTGTATTGTAACATCAGTACTGACGCTGACTGAAGAATGAACAGTCAGAGCTCATCAGGATTCGGATGGGTGTAAAACAGGCTGATCCAGCATCCCCACTATTATTTAACTTATCTGTGTCCCCCTTGCCATGAAAAttggaggagaaaagaagcagcttcCAATGCTGTTTGAAGAATGTAATAGCTACAGCTTTTGCTGACGACCTGGTGCCATTAAGTAGGTCATGGGAAGGAAtgcagaaaaacactgaaatattggATGTCTTCTGCAATCTAACTGACCTGAAGATGCAAGAGGAGCAGCACCACGGCTTTTGTATCCAGCTGATGAAAGATTTGTATACCATCAATGATCATCCCACATGGATGATTACCGGCACCCCCTCAATATGATTGAATCCAGTAGCTCTGAAAAGTACCTGGGCCTATGTATTGACCCATGGGTGGGATATCAA from Phalacrocorax aristotelis chromosome 4, bGulAri2.1, whole genome shotgun sequence encodes the following:
- the CCNA2 gene encoding LOW QUALITY PROTEIN: cyclin-A2 (The sequence of the model RefSeq protein was modified relative to this genomic sequence to represent the inferred CDS: inserted 3 bases in 2 codons); amino-acid sequence: MLAGQENQENIPPGGKAPPPAAGSRVALGLLRGAQQRPGVPPQVGEGTRGAAXAPSWGGGSCQRRLSAAGPGXDRPLSPQAARSGAEGHGAAAVGRSVGGQQAFTIHVDEPDGEQPQRRRGGGGPASQKEDEAAAALGLRAAVCALGERRPLAPLGNAIELSFDSPSIMDISITSETEEKKPNVNNVPDYISDIHTYLREMEVKCKPKMGYMKKQPDITNNMRAILVDWLVEVGEEYKLQNETLHLAVNYIDRFLSSMSVLRGKLQLVGTAAMLLASKFEEIYPPEVAEFVYITDDTYTKKQVLRMEHLILKVLSFDLAAPTINQFLTQYFLHEQTNAKVESLSMYLGELSLIDADPYLKYLPSVIAAAAFHLAGYTITGQTWPESLCKVTGYTLEDIKPCLMDLHKTYLRAAQHTQQSIREKYKSTKYHGVSLIDPPETLNLL